One segment of Falco rusticolus isolate bFalRus1 chromosome 3, bFalRus1.pri, whole genome shotgun sequence DNA contains the following:
- the NECAP2 gene encoding LOW QUALITY PROTEIN: adaptin ear-binding coat-associated protein 2 (The sequence of the model RefSeq protein was modified relative to this genomic sequence to represent the inferred CDS: inserted 1 base in 1 codon), giving the protein MAAMAAEPEDYEAVLCVKPAVHVYRVPPRTSNRGYRAAEWQLDQPAWSGRLRITAKGKTAFIKLEDKTSGELFAQAPVEQFPGIAVESVTDSSRYFVIRIEDGNGRRAFIGVGFVDRGDAFDFNVALQDHFKWVRQQSELARQAENPEQGPKLDLGFKEGQTIKLNIANMKKKKEQQEHPDHVPVGPGGLSLLPTTSWRKSSAPVFPSGEQPSSLPKPTQXPGTPITDSLLSWPQPAAAPSAVAGDVWGDFAKASGSASNQTQANAGWVQF; this is encoded by the exons ATGGCGGCCATGGCAGCGGAGCCGGAGGACTACGAGGCGGTGCTGTGCGTGAAGCCGGCGGTGCATGTCTACCGGGTGCCACCGCGGACCTCTAACCGCGGCTACAG agctgcagagTGGCAGCTGGACCAGCCGGCGTGGAGCGGCAGGCTGCGGATCACAGCCAAGGGCAAGACTGCGTTCATTAAGCTGGAGGACAAGACCTCGG gtGAGCTTTTTGCTCAAGCACCGGTGGAACAGTTCCCTGGCATTGCTGTGGAGAGCGTGACAGACTCCAGCAGATACTTTGTCATCCGGATTGAAGATGGCAATG GCCGCCGTGCTTTTATTGGAGTTGGCTTTGTCGACCGAGGGGATGCTTTTGATTTCAACGTGGCTCTGCAAGACCATTTTAA ATGGGTGAGGCAGCAGAGCGAGCTGGCCAGGCAGGCCGAGAACCCTGAGCAGGGACCAAAACTGGATCTGGGCTTTAAGGAGGGGCAAACCATCAAACTCAACATTGCG aacatgaagaaaaagaaggagcaACAGGAACACCCCGACCACGTCCCCGTGGGGCCTGGGGGCCTGAGCTTGCTCCCCACCACCTCCTGGAGGAAATCTTCCGCTccagtttttccttctggagagcAGCCATCTTCGCTCCCCAAGCCCACCC CTCCGGGCACCCCCATCACAG ACTCCCTCTTGTCCTGGccgcagcctgctgctgctccctctgccGTTGCTGGAGACGTCTGGGGAGACTTTGCCAAAGCTTCAGG gTCAGCTTCTAACCAAACTCAGGCGAACGCAGGCTGGGTTCAGTTCTGA